Within the Gadus chalcogrammus isolate NIFS_2021 chromosome 20, NIFS_Gcha_1.0, whole genome shotgun sequence genome, the region GCAGGGGTTGCAGGATTCTTGTCCAAGGGTTCTATGAGTAGTATCCTAACTATCATGTAATGttgaacaacaaaaaataacgaTATTTTATTTAGCTTAAAAAACAATATTCAGCATTTAATCATGCACTgcattaataaaatattaggaCAATTTAGGGAAGGTTTCTTTGGGTTGACCTCGCCTGACAAGCAGAGTGGGAGCTTTATAGCGCAAAGATCTGGGGTCCCCCTTTATGGCATGGAAGAAACCTGATTCATTTCATCCAAAACGAGAGTTGGTTGAGGGAAACACTCCTCCCTCCTGAGTCGTTTACCGCGAGAATATGTCAGCCTTAAGCAGATGAATGCTTCAATCCAGGTCATTCACCAGAGTCTCTTTAAAgaaaaacattaattaaaatgATATTTTCTAACCTTGTAAGCTCGAAAACCAACTTCCCTGACGTTCTACAGGGCACACGTATCTGGGGAGACATTGTAGAATTTTGGATGGTtgaaaaatcacaaaaaattgATATAATTTCAATGCTGCACGTCATGCTGCAGGTTTAAGATAATCAGATTTGCACACGACATATGGTTAGGCTCTTTGATTATCCGTTAATTATGTGAATAACTCCTTCTTAAATGGCATTGTGAAAAATAATACAGACCTTATTATGTTATTCACAATATAATCAGTGTTGTAATAAATATGATTCGTGAGGGTCATGCTTTTCGGCCACTCAAATGTAGCTTCCAATACGATGCTTGCATATTGCAAGTTAGAGCTTTTGCAAGCCATAAtcaaacgtgtgtgtttggcagCAACATATATTTGAATGGGCTCTCTTGGAATCTGTCAAATGTCCGtccccttgacccccccccccccccccccccccctctctctctctctctctctctctctctctctctctctctctctctctctctctctctctctctctctctctctctctctctctcactctctctaacacacacacacacacacacacacacacacacacacacacacacacacacacacacacacacacacacacacacacacacacacacacacacacacacacacacgtcctatTACTCTGGTGACGTAGAGAGATACCAATAAAAGATGCTCTATAGTCGAAGGGGTTCACGTTCACAGAATATTGTCGAAAGTACAGAAATTTTTTTTACTAAACGTCAGCATGTAACAGATTTTGGCTCAACTGTCCAATTGGCGAACGGTCTTTTGGGCGTAAAGGTGAGCACATCGATGGATGAGCTCTGCGCATTATGATTGTACTTTGTCTTTGACAGATTTCTGTAGCAAAGAAACGGAGCGCGTCTGCAAACTAATATGCCTAATGTTATCATCGCAATGGCGTGGATCAACAtttctaaatataaatgtatcgATTATAAATAGGCCACTCACCTGTGCCAGCATTGCGTATGGGAATATTTTGAGGAGCAGAATATTTCATATTTCTGAAGACGCAAAAAAACATGGACAACGACATGGATGTATACTTTATTCTGACCGATTTTTcaacaatgtaaaaaaagaaaaaaaaaaagaagcaaagaaACTACCTTCCAGAAGTCCAACTGCCTTCCAACTTTTCCGACCGTTAACCAGCACGATGTTTTCGGGCCCGCCTGATCTCAACTACAGCTTCAACGTGAGCGCCGACCGGGATTTTAGTACATCAACGGGCACGGAGATGCTGTCCCCGACAGGGTTCGTCGTGCTGTCCGTTGCCCTGGGCTTCATCATGACTTTTGGCTTCGTAAATAACTTtgttgtgctgctgctgttctgcAAATTCAAGACACTGCGAACTCCCGTGAATATGCTTTTGTTAAACATTAGTGTCAGTGACATGCTGGTGTGCGTGTTTGGCACTACACTCAGTTTTGCGTCCAGCATCAAGGGAAGGTGGCTGCTCGGTCGCATTGGCTGCAGTTGGTATGGCTTCGTCAACTCCTGCTTTGGTGAGTAAACAGTTCTATCCACGAGGACTGCACTGCACGGCTAATCGCTTTATAACTTCTGCCCAGAGCGCTGGTATGGTTATAGGATTTTTATAGTAAAAGCCTTTTGCTTATGCATATTTCCCTTCGTTGTTTATCGTCCTAAAATTTCCTGTCTTCTTAAGGTTCTGTCTTTCATCCAGATGCATAACTTTCCTTACATATTGAGAGAGCTTTGGTTTTGACATGTGATTCGTTTCATATGGGTGTTTGAAGGATTAAGTCATCTCTTATGGATTTTAATGGAGTCGGCTACTTTTCTTGCATTATACCATGCTACCATTTTACCATGCGATCCATTATTAAACATAGCATTGTTTACAAATCATCATATTTCTTTAACTATATCAATTAGGTTCTGCATtcataattaatataatttatagtAATATGGACCAAGCGTCCCTACAGAACATTAACTTACCTTACAGTACCAACTAGATATATTGACATATCACTACATTTTGTTTGCAAAATGACAGGTCCCAAGGTTATGGATTGCTGACTATTACTAGATCTGCATATAATGCTCCCTTATAAGAACATTTCTGTATATTATGATCAAGCTTTGTCAGTTGTTATCTACACACATTTCAGCTCTTGCCATTCATCTCCCCTATGCATCTctaaaagaacacacacgcaaacgcacatgcacacacagccacacacacacacacacacacacacacacacacacacacacacacacacacacacacacacacacacacacacacacacacacacacacacacacacacacacacacacacactgacgtgtTCAGAAATTCTTTGTCAATGAGATTCATGAAACTTCCAATCCATCATTTGACGTTGATGtattgtctttgtctttttttgtctTAATATTACTTTCACTTTTATTAATGTTATATTTGCCAATGTTCCCTCATTAGCACAGCTTGTTTTGTTGATACGCTAATTCAGCAACCTATATGATGCTTTCTTAAAATGCATATAATTCAACCAATAAGATTGATTGTtgatttatatgtatttttttgctTCTACCATGGCATGGCCACACTAACTAACGTTACTAACTATCTTTGAAGCATCCTAGCAAAGCAACTGTATtttacgcatacacatacacacattgtgactaaaatgtgtgtgtgtgtgtgtgtgtgtgtgtgtgtgtgtgcttgtgtggagTATTGTGCATAcatgcgtgcatctgtgtgaatgcgtgtgcatACCTAAAAGTAAGATGTgcttatgtgtgcatgcatgcatgtctgcACTCGGTTTCTGTGCTCATTTTGCaaatgcatgtctgtgtgcacgtgctCCCGTGTGGCCGTCAAACAAGTGTGCTGGACGTTAGCAGTGGTTCAGGAGATTCTGTTCTGCATAGCAATGGAGTAAGGTCTCAGACCAGGGCCATGGACACACCTCTGTGGAACAGCGATCTTCATTCGACTGGGCAGGTGGAGATGGCTTGACATTGCCGTTTGAGGAGAACACTGTAGAATAATGACGCTGTCTCCCAGCATTTATCTATTGCTCGCACATGGATGAGAAATAATGCCATAGACgcgtctcctcccccccccctcccttccttctgTTCATTTCCCCCTCACAGGGGTCTGTGGCACTGACATGTGTTTCAGTTTCCTCAGATAAAAACAGCCTTTGCTGTTTAGGAGATTCGTCTGctttgttgatgtattcatgTGCATTGTGTAGTGAACCAGAGTGCAATACGTGCCACGATTTACTGACAGATCACAGCTAGTCAGAAGCTTCCCCGCGCCTCTGAGGCAACATCTTATTGAGCTCCCATCCTCTTCTGGCTTTCAGCTCTTTCTGTCACACAAGAACAATTGTTATTCAGCTTTAAAATATTGTATGGAATATGGAATACATCGAATATAGAAAGTCTCATGACCAGCCACAGCTTCAGCCAATAAGAAAGACCAAGTCCAAAGAAGAGGTGATTCACCCCAGAGACTGTGCTGTTGCTGACTGAGTGTGATAGTGTTCAGTGTATGGGTTCTCAGACAGATGCCTATTTATGTCTAGAATCTCACATTGCAAACATAGAGTTCATCATGTTCTCCCATAGCCTCATTAAAATGACGGTAATGCTTAAGCTGCACAGATGCCCAATGACGCTTAGAGCGACCCGGATGGCGGAGATTATGCTTTTGTAACAGATCATATATCCCCCATTTAGTGCATGACTTGGAACATGTGATGCGTTGAACCTGTGTTAACTTACATATGACTAATAGAACTGAAACCGACAGAGTAGAAACAGGGAGTTTATTTGTGAGCGCTGAAGAACAAGAGAGCACGATAGATTGAGATGTCACATGCATGAGCATATGACGTGCTCATGCGTAAGCAACATGCCGGCTGTATATACTTTACAATGACTTTACAATGTACAGTGTCCCCTGATAGAGCAAGGGCTGAACATGGAACGCTTTGGAATGGAATATGTGTCTTGACTCTTGAGGAAGGTAAGATCAGATAGGATCGGTGGACTGGGATGGAGAAGAAAATCCATCATGCATATTGTCCGCAAGGATATTGTCCATGAGGATATTGTCCATGAGGATAAGGCATTCACAGAGAAACCCAGTCttgtgacactgtgtgtgtgagtgtgtgtgtgtgtgtgtgtgtgtgtgtgtgtgtgtgtgtgtgtgtgtgtgtgtgtgtgtgtgtgtgtgtgtgtgtgtgtgtgtgtgtgtgtgtgtgtgtgtgtgtgtgtgtgtgtgtgtgtttgtttaattatcAAGGTGGACAGCTTTCATTTAGGAATATAATGGGTTGGTGGAGAGCAATGAAGTGTTGGATGATTTGTGGACAGCAGTCATCAGACATATTTTAGTGGGTCGGAATTATACTGCTGTCACACAAATCACACCTCACAAGTGTGGATATGTATGAATAAAAAGAGTCTAAATTTTCCCTCTAATGGTAATTCCAGAAAAAAGAACGGATACTTTTTAGCGTGACGTACAATATTGCCAGGTGACATCGACATGCCCTAATTGGAGCCAATCAAAAGTGATTGAAAGAAATTGATATTTTGCTGCACATTCTTTCTAATTTTGTTAAACAAAACGTGCCCGTTCAAAGCTGTTCAGATGTGATTGGCCTCCAGTACTGCTACTTTCAGCATTGGCAAGAAACACTCATCCAAGCAACTCGATACTCAACACTGCACTTCGTTGGGTCCTCAGCTATACAGCCGCAGAGTGTACAGTCGATCGGACTACAGACACATAAAGAGTCCTCGTATTATAAAGAGTGTGGAagtgtgaatggtgaatgtctAGTGTGGGGCCTTTGGATGGAGAGGTTTGTTATAAAAATGCTATAAAAAACGATCTAAAAATGTCCTCATGCTACTAGCTACCTGAAGCTGCATTGGCTGTTGTTGAATGAAGATGCAAGTAGAATGATTAAGCAACATGGTTCAGCCTTCAGGTGGCTGAGTGAAACGGACACAAACCAGGCAGATTGGACAGCAAAAAAGACAActgtgtacactgtgtgtgtgtgtgtgtgtgtgtgtgtgtgtgtgtgtgtgtgtgtgtgtgtgtgtgcgtgtgcgtgtgcgtgtgcgtgtgcgtgtgtgtgtgcgtgtgtgtgtgtgtgtgtgtgtgcttgtgtgtgtttgtgtggtgcctgtgtgtgtatgcttaaCTCATTATTGTAAACACTGCATACAATGGCAGTCTGCAGGCAACcaaatatttgtgtatatatcaTGAATTGAAAACTCAAATGTCTTGGGTTTTTCATAATTAATATCTTTCCAttctatatttaaatattttctttgtttgtctaCTAATTAGCATCCATCTACGCCATTGCCTATTAATGGGGAACGTGTCATATTGCCATTTACTACTAACTATGGTGCAATTCATCTCTTTGTCGCTAAATTATTTAAGTCTTCCTCACcttcttttatgtttttattttttttgctgtaaCCCTTAAATTCCCCATCGGGGTGATTGATTTTCCCTCAGAAACATCAGGTTGAGGTCAAAAAACAGTTTCcctaaaaaacaacaagaagAAGAATCATGTGTCCCATTGTCCGACGTACAGATGACCTCACTCTAATCAAGTTGGTTTCTTGAGTTCCAACACAGTATCCAACTGCGACCCGCATTGCCATGCCTTCCAATGCATTTATTGTGCCATTCTTTCCTCGGTTGTGGCAGAAAACTATGGAGACTATTGCCATAGGAACAGTAATCCCCCTCCATGGCCCATTCCCTGCTCGGAAAATGCATGTAATTGTTTTTTTAGTTTGGAAAATACGATTGATAAACCAGTTCAGGGGTCAAGTGGATCTGCAGACTATATGGTATTTTAGGTGATGTGATGGAAAAATCGATATGCTGTTCAGTTTGAATCATTTAAGGTTTTTCCTGAGGTTTTGTTACAGCCACCCCAGCTGTAAAATAAGAGTTATCTAGTTCCCAATTGTTGTCCTCCTGTCCTTGCGTGAACCGGTCACGACAAAGCAGTGACCCCTTTATGTATATATCTGTTTGGTGAGAAAACAGGAATCTCTGGCCTTTGTGTAAAATATCTCCCACCTGTGATGTGAGGACAAATTGCCTCACAGAAGAGGAGGACAACTGTGCCCCCCTTCCCTAAGGATCACAGTCTACTGGGGAGGAGGTGAAACTGTGGTAAAAGGCTCTGTGAGACTGTATTCTTGGCTCAATCTGCTAAAGAGGCGACTGCTGTATGCATACATTAAATTGGTCAATTTTCTGCGACTATTGTGTGCTTTATAACGAGAACATAATGAGAAAACTCGTTATTTTTGCCATTCTATTCTTTATAAGACCAAAAAAAGTCATCCTTGGATATTATTGATTGAAATGTTCACAACATCACAAAATCGTTTTAACTGTGGATAACGTAATGTTTCaatgtgaaaagaaaaaacctttTTATGAAATGTGTGTCACActcattatatttattttctgttcaATGTGTATCTAACAAAGGAAGCACCCCGGATAGGTCAACTGAAAGGTGTTCTGAATGAATATCGCATGTGGCTGAATGTAAATTGACGTCAAGAGATAGTGTGATACTGTATGCATTAGCAAGGGAAGCAAAGGGATACAGAATGTGGGCTTGTCACAAAATATATCAATGAGAAAGAAAGGTAAAGCAGCCCTTGGGCTGAGTGTATGGGCAGGTACTTTTGAATAGATGGCCATGTCAAGGTCTTTGCAATACGAAAAAATATTTCATTCTTAGTATCATATTTTACACACATAGCATTTATCACTTAAGACGGTGTGAGGCATTTAGTACCCcttaaacatatttttaatcATTGTTGTTAAAATGGTAGTTAACTTTTCTTGTAAAAGGGCTATATTATGCTTAATTAATAACTTAATaagttattcatatttattatgaaACCTAATCTAGTGATCTTATCTGTTATTGACAAATTTGATCAGGGCTTCTGACTGGGAGGTTCATCACCAGGTATGATTTCTCAAAGGTTTCCAACAAAAGTTTtgttccaaaacaaaatcaattTCATAAATGTAAATCATGCctgagaacaacacacacacacacacacacacacacacacacacacacacacacacacacacacacacacacacacacacacacacacacacacacacacacacacacacacacacacaccctttataTAAGTGTCATGTGAGGCTCAATGTAATTATCGAAGACTGCAAGTTGTTGCAGATGGCAGAAAATGCAACTCACAGATACTAACTACTTccacacacaattacaatagGTGACTGATGCACACGTAGTTAACTGAACATAATGAACGGTATCACAGGAGAATAGCCAAAATAATGAGCATAATAATGAATATTTATGCGCATTATTAGGCCTTGTTTTTCCTGTCTTTgcttatctccctccctcctctctctctctctctctctctctctctctctctctctctctctctctctgtatttctcacTCTATttccctatctccctctttcaccacctctccctcctgctttctctctctctctctctctcgctctctctctctctctctctccttcactctcttattccatctctccttctgactctctccctccctctgtctgtctgtctgtctgtctgtctgtctgtctctctctctctctctctccctctctctctctctctctctctctctctctctctctctctctctctgtctctctgtctctctctgtctctctctctctctctccctctctctctgtctctctctctctctctctctctctctctctctctctctctctctctctctctctctgtctctctctgtctctctctgtctctctctctctctccctctctctctctctctctctctctctctctctctctctctctctctctctctctctctctctccctctctctctgtctctctctttcccttttcccctctccctccctgcctctctttcACCATCTCTCccactaaccctctctctccctctccctccccccccccccccccccccccctgtctccctctctttctcgtcCGGATGCCCTCAGGCATCGTGTCGCTGATTTCCTTGGTGATCCTGTCCTACGACCGCTACAGCACGCTCACCGTGTGCAACAACAACCGTTGGCCCGACTACCGCAAGCCCCTGGTGGCGGTGTGCTGTTCCTGGGTCTACTCCCTCATCTGGACGGTGCCCCCCCTGCTCGGCTGGAGCAGCTACGACGTAGAGGGCGCCGGGACCAGCTGCTCCGTGTCCTGGAAGGTCCGGACGGCCCAGTCCCACTCCTACATCATCTGCCTCTTCATCTTCTGCCTGGGCCTGCCTATGCTGCTTATGGTCTACTGCTACGGCCGGCTGCTCTGGGCTGTCAAACAGGTAGGTAGCCTACACaatgtatactgtgtatatgtaTAGACATAGGATTGGTCGCTTTTTAGGTTTCTGAGGTATGGACTCCTTTATAGTTCATTATGCGGCGAGCGATATTTGCATGTAAAAATACATTGCAGTGAACTTTCTTAGGAACTTTCATTCCGCAGACAGGTTTGTGCAGACTTGCAAGTGAGTTTGACGTCAACTCCAGGATAGCTTGAGGCATTAAAAATACAGATTGAAGGGTGACGGGGTGTGAGGTACTATGCAGACCGTCTCATGAACAGAGTCTGGGTTCTGCTTGAGGACCAGGTGGGTGGAAGCCTCCAGCCTGGTGACTGatgctctgtgtgtgggtgccaaTCCGGATGTCCTATTCTCAACACCACAGCTTTAAGGATCTGAACTGGGCTGAAGGTGTGTGGTGGCCTTcatctagagcaggggtcaccaacacggtGCCCGTGGGCACCAGGGCTCCCGCAAGGACCATATGAGGGGAaccgcaggcctgttctgagAATAGCAcagctcattcttgaacaactctttcgcaacttttttaagtcat harbors:
- the LOC130373742 gene encoding vertebrate ancient opsin-like, whose amino-acid sequence is MFSGPPDLNYSFNVSADRDFSTSTGTEMLSPTGFVVLSVALGFIMTFGFVNNFVVLLLFCKFKTLRTPVNMLLLNISVSDMLVCVFGTTLSFASSIKGRWLLGRIGCSWYGFVNSCFGIVSLISLVILSYDRYSTLTVCNNNRWPDYRKPLVAVCCSWVYSLIWTVPPLLGWSSYDVEGAGTSCSVSWKVRTAQSHSYIICLFIFCLGLPMLLMVYCYGRLLWAVKQVGKHRRTAARRREYRILFMVLTTVVCYLVCWMPYGVVAMMATFGPDNIISPVASVVPSLLAKSSTVINPLIYILMNKQVGRKLSARLAGRGRVGTSSTGHRT